From Astatotilapia calliptera chromosome 19, fAstCal1.2, whole genome shotgun sequence, a single genomic window includes:
- the LOC113011624 gene encoding ovarian cancer G-protein coupled receptor 1-like — translation MMVINKSEEDMSNCSINHGIHQHVFSCVYILVLMVGVPANVYSLYHAALQLKQRNELGVYLMNLTVSDLLYLASLPFWLQYFFQDDDWRHREWLCQMCGFLLYENIYISIGFLCCISLDRYLAVVHPLRFTALRSMKAASVISAIIWLKEIAVGVFFFHHKELSKDPSNHSLCFEHYPMKSWERPINYYRISIGFMFPLAILLISYLWVLRAVGRSAGTQPDQKMRIRQLVSSTILIFLVCFSPYHVFLLVRTLLEEECSFIEAIFNYYHLSLLLTTLNCVADPVLYCFVSESARRGLYRVVFRPVARILCCCRRRGNASPASPANDSHEVATDENNGQPNVTLLTHSNTLNNGQMDAACRNTSLITRMHEESIKPRVTENNTLEMCVTEKQKQNPDRTEGRGQK, via the exons ATGATGGTGATCAACAAGTCTGAAGAAGACATGAGCAACTGCAGCATCAACCATGGGATCCACCAGCACGTGTTCTCCTGCGTCTATATCCTGGTGCTCATG GTTGGTGTTCCTGCCAACGTGTACTCGCTATACCACGCTGCCCTTCAGCTGAAGCAGAGGAACGAGCTGGGCGTTTACCTGATGAACCTCACTGTGTCTGACCTACTATACCTGGCGTCTCTGCCTTTCTGGCTCCAGTACTTCTTTCAG GACGATGATTGGCGTCACCGAGAATGGCTGTGTCAGATGTGTGGTTTCCTGCTCTACGAGAACATCTACATCAGTATCGGCTTTCTGTGCTGCATCAGTCTGGATCGCTATCTGGCTGTGGTCCATCCTTTGAG GTTCACGGCTCTGCGCTCCATGAAAGCAGCGTCCGTCATCAGCGCCATCATCTGGCTGAAGGAGATCGCGGTGGGcgtgtttttctttcaccatAAGGAGCTCAGCAAAGATCCCAGTAACCACTCGCTGTGCTTCGAGCACTACCCCATGAAGTCGTGGGAACGTCCAATCAACTACTACCGCATCAGCATCGGCTTCATGTTCCCGCTGGCCATTCTGTTG ATTAGCTACCTGTGGGTCCTGCGAGCAGTGGGCCGGAGCGCGGGAACGCAGCCGGATCAGAAGATGAGGATCAGGCAGTTAGTCAGCAGCACCATCCTCATCTTCCTCGTCTGCTTCTCGCCCTACCACGTCTTCCTGCTGGTGCGCACGCTGCTGGAGGAGGAATGCAGCTTCATCGAAG CCATATTTAACTACTACCACCTGTCCCTGCTGCTGACCACCCTGAACTGCGTGGCCGACCCAGTCCTCTACTGTTTCGTCAGCGAAAGCGCCCGCCGCGGCCTCTACAGAGTTGTCTTCAGACCTGTCGCCAGGATACTCTGCTGCTGCCGTCGCCGTGGCAATGCCAGTCCCGCCAGTCCGGCTAACGACTCCCACGAGGTTGCCACGGACGAGAACAATGGCCAGCCGAACGTGACGCTGCTCACGCACAGCAATACGCTGAACAACGGCCAAATGGACGCCGCCTGCAGAAACACGAGTTTAATCACACGGATGCACGAAGAAAGCATCAAACCACGAGTCACAGAGAATAACACCTTGGaaatgtgtgtgacagagaagcAGAAACAAAACCCCGACAGGACGGAGGGACGTGGGCAGAAATGA